The proteins below come from a single Kitasatospora sp. NBC_00315 genomic window:
- a CDS encoding NAD-glutamate dehydrogenase, translating into MQTKLDAAKAELLTKAAAAAENSQVGGAAPGEGLSNGALTAYLHHYYLHTAAEDLVGHDPVDVYGAAASHYRLGLKRPQGTAEVRVYTPSVEENGWSCGHTVVEVVTDDMPFLVDSVTNELSRQDRAIHIVIHPQLLVRRDITGKLLEILDVDACSRGQAAGAEWPADAAVESWMHIEIDRETDREDLREIESGLRRVLGDVREVVEDWTKMRESALRLADELAEQPPAHLPEQEVGEAWELMRWLADDHFTFLGYREYDLVEHEGEEVLRAVAGTGLGILRSDPLSHDSDHHPVSEAFGRLSAPVRAKAHEKKLLVLTKANSRSTVHRPSYLDYVGVKRFDANGEVIGERRFLGLFSAAAYTESVSRIPVVRRKVQDVVVASGFSSESHDGRDLLQILETFPRDEIFQTPAEELLQIATSVLYLQERRRLRLFLRQDEYGRYFSALVYLPRDRYTTRIRLRLMDILMQELNGAAIDYTVYATESVLTRLHFVVRVTPGSELPLLTDAEVERIEGKLAEAARFWMDGFNDQLHVELGEERAADLSRRYANAFPDGYRADFTARTAVADLKQIESLAGEGDFRLNLYQPVGAGDDERRFKIYRVGGPISLTEVLPVLQRLGVEVLDEHPYALTRSDHSTAWVYDFGLRLREGTELTDEARERVQEAFAATWTGQAENDGFNGLVLTAGLTWRQAMMLRAYAKYLRQAGSTFSQDYMEDALRNNAHTTRLLVNLFEARLSPSHQLGALELTEGIVEELSGALDEVVSLDEDRILRSFLHLIQATLRTNFFQHATETGEWHRYVSMKFDPKAIPDLPAPRPAFEIWVYSPQVEGVHLRFGKVARGGLRWSDRREDFRTEILGLVKAQMVKNTVIVPVGAKGGFVAKQLPDPSVDRDAWLAEGIASYRTFISALLDITDNLKAGDVVHPRDVVRHDEDDTYLVVAADKGTATFSDIANGVAESYGFWLGDAFASGGSAGYDHKGMGITARGAWESVKRNFRELGHDTQTEDFTVVGIGDMSGDVFGNGMLLSEHIRLVAAFDHRHIFLDPNPDAALSYAERRRLFDVPRSSWDDYDKSLISAGGGVFPRSAKAIQLSAQVRAALGVEQSKLTPAELMKAILQAPVDLFWNGGIGTYVKASTETNAEVGDKANDAIRVNGGQMRARVVGEGGNLGCTQLGRIEYAASGGPEGAGGWINTDAIDNSAGVDTSDHEVNIKILLNQVVADGDMTVKQRNKLLAQMTDEVGHLVLRNNYAQNVVLANAVAQAVSMVNVHSRMINRLERDGQLDRALEFLPTERQIRERQQNGRGLSQPELSVLLAYTKITLADELLATDLPDDPYFRSALHEYFPSALRARFADAIDAHALRREIVTTLIVNETINRGGCTFAFRLREETGATYEEIARTHTAARAVFGLTDIWAEIEGLDNKVAARTQIRMRLHSRRLVERATRWMLNNRRQPLDIAGTIEFFHDRVAEVWGSLPKPLRGEDLAWYERVYNELAEAGVPEHLATRIAGLSSTFPTLDITEVADRSGKEVAEVADLYYDLADRLQITHLLDRIIELPRVDRWSSMARAAIREDLFAAHAALTADILACGPEGATPEERYTAWAELNATLLNRAKSTLDDIRGSDNYELSSLSVAMRVIRTLLRTGSMR; encoded by the coding sequence ATGCAGACCAAGCTGGACGCAGCCAAGGCCGAACTGCTCACCAAGGCAGCAGCAGCCGCTGAGAACAGCCAGGTGGGGGGAGCGGCGCCAGGGGAGGGTCTGAGCAACGGGGCTCTGACCGCATACCTGCACCACTACTACCTCCACACCGCCGCCGAGGATCTGGTCGGCCACGACCCGGTCGACGTGTACGGCGCGGCCGCCTCCCACTACCGCCTCGGGCTCAAGCGGCCCCAGGGCACCGCCGAGGTCCGGGTGTACACCCCGAGCGTCGAGGAGAACGGCTGGTCGTGCGGCCATACGGTGGTCGAGGTGGTCACCGACGACATGCCGTTCCTGGTCGACTCGGTCACCAACGAGCTGTCCCGCCAGGACCGCGCGATCCACATCGTGATCCACCCCCAGCTGCTGGTCCGCCGTGACATCACCGGCAAGCTGCTGGAGATCCTCGACGTCGACGCCTGCTCGCGCGGCCAGGCGGCCGGCGCCGAGTGGCCGGCCGACGCCGCCGTCGAGTCCTGGATGCACATCGAGATCGACCGTGAGACCGACCGCGAGGACCTGCGCGAGATCGAGTCCGGTCTGCGCCGTGTCCTGGGCGACGTGCGCGAGGTCGTCGAGGACTGGACGAAGATGCGCGAGTCCGCGCTGCGCCTGGCCGACGAGCTCGCCGAGCAGCCCCCGGCGCACCTGCCCGAGCAGGAGGTCGGCGAGGCCTGGGAGCTGATGCGCTGGCTGGCCGACGACCACTTCACCTTCCTCGGCTACCGCGAGTACGACCTGGTCGAGCATGAGGGCGAGGAGGTGCTGCGCGCCGTGGCCGGCACCGGCCTCGGCATCCTGCGCTCCGACCCGCTCAGCCACGACAGCGACCACCACCCGGTCAGCGAGGCCTTCGGCCGGCTCTCCGCGCCGGTCCGGGCCAAGGCGCACGAGAAGAAGCTGCTCGTCCTCACCAAGGCGAACAGCCGCTCCACCGTGCACCGGCCGTCCTACCTCGACTACGTCGGCGTGAAGCGGTTCGACGCCAACGGCGAGGTGATCGGCGAGCGCCGCTTCCTCGGCCTGTTCTCCGCCGCCGCGTACACCGAGTCGGTCTCCCGCATCCCGGTGGTCCGCCGCAAGGTCCAGGACGTGGTGGTCGCCTCCGGCTTCTCCAGCGAGAGCCACGACGGCCGCGACCTGCTCCAGATCCTGGAGACCTTCCCGCGGGACGAGATCTTCCAGACCCCCGCCGAGGAACTGCTCCAGATCGCCACCAGCGTGCTCTACCTCCAGGAGCGCCGCCGGCTGCGGCTGTTCCTGCGCCAGGACGAGTACGGGCGCTACTTCTCCGCGCTGGTCTACCTGCCGCGCGACCGCTACACCACCCGGATCAGGCTGCGCCTGATGGACATCCTGATGCAGGAGCTGAACGGCGCCGCCATCGACTACACGGTGTACGCCACCGAGTCGGTGCTGACCCGCCTGCACTTCGTCGTCCGGGTCACCCCCGGCAGTGAGCTGCCGCTCCTGACCGACGCCGAGGTCGAGCGGATCGAGGGAAAACTCGCCGAGGCCGCCCGGTTCTGGATGGACGGCTTCAACGACCAGCTGCACGTCGAGCTGGGCGAGGAGCGGGCCGCCGATCTGTCCCGCCGGTACGCCAACGCCTTCCCCGACGGCTACCGCGCCGACTTCACCGCGCGTACCGCCGTCGCCGACCTCAAGCAGATCGAGTCGCTGGCCGGCGAGGGCGACTTCCGCCTGAACCTGTACCAGCCGGTCGGCGCGGGCGACGACGAGCGCCGCTTCAAGATCTACCGGGTGGGCGGCCCGATCTCGCTCACCGAGGTCCTGCCGGTCCTCCAGCGGCTGGGCGTCGAGGTGCTCGACGAGCACCCCTACGCGCTGACCCGCTCGGACCACAGCACCGCCTGGGTGTACGACTTCGGCCTGCGGCTGCGCGAGGGCACCGAGCTGACCGACGAGGCCCGCGAGCGCGTTCAGGAGGCCTTCGCGGCGACCTGGACCGGGCAGGCCGAGAACGACGGCTTCAACGGCCTGGTCCTCACCGCCGGGCTGACCTGGCGCCAGGCGATGATGCTGCGCGCCTACGCCAAGTACCTGCGCCAGGCGGGCAGCACGTTCTCCCAGGACTACATGGAGGACGCGCTCCGCAACAACGCCCACACCACCCGGCTGCTGGTCAACCTCTTCGAGGCCCGCCTGAGCCCCAGTCACCAGCTGGGCGCGCTGGAACTGACCGAGGGCATCGTCGAGGAGCTCTCCGGCGCCCTCGACGAGGTCGTCTCGTTGGACGAGGACCGCATCCTGCGCTCCTTCCTGCACCTGATCCAGGCGACCCTGCGCACCAACTTCTTCCAGCACGCCACCGAGACCGGTGAGTGGCACCGCTACGTCTCGATGAAGTTCGACCCCAAGGCCATCCCGGATCTCCCCGCCCCGCGCCCCGCCTTCGAGATCTGGGTGTACTCGCCGCAGGTCGAGGGCGTGCACCTGCGCTTCGGCAAGGTCGCCCGCGGCGGCCTGCGCTGGTCCGACCGGCGCGAGGACTTCCGGACCGAGATCCTCGGCCTGGTCAAGGCCCAGATGGTGAAGAACACCGTCATCGTCCCGGTCGGCGCCAAGGGCGGCTTCGTCGCCAAGCAGCTGCCCGACCCGTCGGTGGACCGCGACGCCTGGCTGGCCGAGGGCATCGCGTCCTACCGGACCTTCATCTCGGCGCTGCTCGACATCACCGACAACCTCAAGGCCGGCGACGTCGTCCACCCGCGGGACGTGGTCCGCCACGACGAGGACGACACCTACCTGGTGGTCGCCGCGGACAAGGGCACCGCGACCTTCTCCGACATCGCCAACGGGGTCGCCGAGTCGTACGGCTTCTGGCTGGGCGACGCGTTCGCCTCCGGCGGCTCGGCCGGGTACGACCACAAGGGCATGGGCATCACCGCCCGCGGCGCCTGGGAGTCGGTCAAGCGCAACTTCCGCGAGCTGGGCCACGACACCCAGACCGAGGACTTCACCGTCGTCGGCATCGGCGACATGTCCGGCGACGTCTTCGGCAACGGGATGCTGCTCAGCGAGCACATCCGGCTGGTCGCCGCCTTCGACCACCGGCACATCTTCCTCGACCCGAACCCGGACGCGGCGCTCTCGTACGCCGAGCGCCGCCGGCTCTTCGACGTGCCGCGCAGCTCCTGGGACGACTACGACAAGTCGCTGATCTCGGCGGGCGGCGGGGTCTTCCCCCGTTCGGCGAAGGCGATCCAGCTCAGTGCGCAGGTCCGGGCGGCGCTCGGCGTCGAGCAGTCCAAGCTCACCCCGGCCGAGCTGATGAAGGCCATCCTCCAGGCGCCCGTCGACCTGTTCTGGAACGGCGGCATCGGCACCTACGTCAAGGCCTCCACCGAGACCAACGCCGAGGTCGGCGACAAGGCCAACGACGCTATCCGGGTCAACGGCGGCCAGATGCGCGCCCGGGTGGTCGGCGAGGGCGGCAACCTCGGCTGCACCCAGCTCGGCCGGATCGAGTACGCCGCGAGCGGCGGCCCCGAGGGCGCCGGCGGCTGGATCAACACCGACGCCATCGACAACTCGGCCGGTGTCGACACCTCGGACCACGAGGTCAACATCAAGATCCTGCTCAACCAGGTGGTCGCCGACGGCGACATGACGGTCAAGCAGCGCAACAAGCTGCTCGCCCAGATGACCGACGAGGTCGGCCACCTGGTGCTGCGCAACAACTACGCGCAGAACGTGGTGCTGGCCAACGCCGTCGCGCAGGCCGTCAGCATGGTCAACGTGCACTCCCGGATGATCAACCGCCTGGAGCGCGACGGACAGCTCGACCGGGCCCTGGAGTTCCTGCCCACCGAGCGCCAGATCCGGGAGCGCCAGCAGAACGGCCGCGGGCTCTCCCAGCCCGAACTGTCCGTGCTGCTCGCCTACACCAAGATCACCCTGGCCGACGAGCTGCTCGCCACCGACCTCCCGGACGACCCGTACTTCCGCAGCGCGCTGCACGAGTACTTCCCGTCCGCCCTGCGGGCCCGCTTCGCCGACGCGATCGACGCCCACGCCCTGCGCCGGGAGATCGTCACCACCCTGATCGTCAACGAGACGATCAACCGCGGCGGCTGCACCTTCGCGTTCCGCCTCCGCGAGGAGACCGGCGCGACGTACGAGGAGATCGCCCGCACCCACACCGCGGCCCGCGCCGTCTTCGGCCTGACGGACATCTGGGCCGAGATCGAGGGCCTGGACAACAAGGTGGCGGCCCGCACCCAGATCAGGATGCGCCTGCACTCGCGTCGACTGGTCGAGCGCGCCACCCGGTGGATGCTCAACAACCGCCGCCAGCCGCTGGACATCGCCGGCACCATCGAGTTCTTCCACGACCGCGTCGCCGAGGTCTGGGGCTCGCTGCCCAAGCCGCTGCGCGGTGAGGACCTCGCCTGGTACGAGCGCGTCTACAACGAACTGGCCGAGGCGGGCGTCCCCGAGCACCTGGCCACCCGGATCGCCGGTCTGTCCTCGACCTTCCCGACGCTGGACATCACCGAGGTGGCGGACCGCTCCGGCAAGGAGGTCGCCGAGGTCGCCGACCTCTACTACGACCTCGCCGACCGCCTCCAGATCACCCACCTGCTCGACCGCATCATCGAACTCCCGCGCGTCGACCGCTGGTCCTCGATGGCCCGCGCCGCGATCCGCGAGGACCTCTTCGCGGCCCACGCCGCCCTCACCGCCGACATCCTCGCCTGCGGCCCCGAGGGCGCCACCCCCGAGGAGCGCTACACCGCCTGGGCCGAGCTCAACGCCACCCTGCTCAACCGGGCCAAGAGCACCCTCGACGACATAAGGGGTTCGGACAACTACGAGCTGTCCAGCCTCTCCGTCGCGATGCGGGTGATCCGTACGCTGCTGCGCACGGGCTCGATGCGCTGA
- a CDS encoding FtsK/SpoIIIE domain-containing protein has product MQIRLTVLRPRSGPAVAGSAIPYVDVLVTAPVGTALGAVAGALAGAVGVRGPRAATHVHLYAGARRVDEHSLLGHPPLLDGAVLSLGEPDPTADDDTPDPATAELRVIGGPDAGGVHRLHGREIRIGRSSEADVPLDDPDVSRLHLALHLAADGLVTVRDLGSTNGTTLDGRFVTPEEDVPLGEPGLLRIGESTLQVTRAADGLGEISGAPARSALPDGLGYLQLSAPAAPKPAPSVPEPATAPEPPAAGRARALLARRLGRSTAPADGSGDDAGRQHAAARLRQAANQRERWPDPAALLLNALGSGPRLWERGPAHPDALTLRLGTAERPGGPGTSPGTMLPAVPVTLDLQTAGSLGLAGPRARLDALTRAVVAQLAALHPPTGLSLVVVDADATRPPQERADTWAWALWLPHLRPQHGQDCRLLLGLDEEQATARLTELTARLTAADGAAGLPATVVLIDGAPATGPARKALDLLLRQGPAVGVFPVCLAEEADRLPAGLGATAVITGEVGTHLTVDRPVAGGRESVQDVALDAVSDAWAERLARVLAPLREATPATRGPLPDSLRLLDLLQLDSVTPAKLSARWQAGPTAVATATALVGTTRDELCGIDLADPELTLPSPDPGGPHLLIGGAKGSGKSELLRTLIASLAVSERPDRLTVTVIEGRGAGEGEEQAGLRGCTELPHVTAHVDTAADPRQALLTADALLDELTLREKLFDGLDFASWHATRLLDEAVPLPADVPVRAAEPVLSGASGSLRTESGIKLVQPRTGGSRPPAAAGPSAPPPRLVVVVDDYEALLAPTSAAGRPLARALAAVAQRGGPLGIHLAVTTGQPEETAGTEVDEAALLRIALRTEYPSDSDLLIHLGDAAALDETTPGRGYLRLPDGGVTAFQTARISGRIPRTATLRPTVVAIDPAQLGAPPPRRPVRELGNGPTDLALLASALQRAAGQ; this is encoded by the coding sequence ATGCAGATCCGGCTGACCGTCCTCCGACCGCGCAGCGGCCCGGCAGTCGCCGGATCCGCCATCCCCTATGTGGACGTGCTGGTCACCGCCCCCGTCGGCACGGCGCTGGGCGCCGTGGCCGGCGCACTCGCGGGCGCCGTGGGCGTACGCGGCCCGCGGGCCGCCACCCATGTGCACCTGTACGCCGGTGCGCGCCGGGTCGACGAGCACTCCCTGCTCGGCCACCCGCCGCTGCTCGACGGCGCCGTGCTCAGCCTCGGCGAACCCGATCCGACCGCCGACGACGACACGCCCGACCCGGCGACCGCCGAGCTGCGGGTGATCGGCGGCCCGGACGCCGGCGGCGTCCACCGGCTGCACGGCCGGGAGATCCGGATCGGGCGCTCCAGCGAGGCCGACGTCCCGCTGGACGACCCGGACGTCTCCCGCCTGCACCTGGCCCTGCACCTGGCCGCCGACGGCCTGGTGACGGTCCGCGACCTCGGCTCGACCAACGGCACCACGCTCGACGGACGCTTCGTCACCCCCGAGGAGGACGTCCCGCTCGGCGAGCCCGGCCTGCTGCGGATCGGCGAGTCCACCCTGCAGGTGACCCGGGCCGCCGACGGCCTCGGGGAGATCTCAGGGGCGCCCGCGCGCTCCGCCCTGCCCGACGGCCTGGGCTATCTGCAGCTCTCCGCCCCCGCCGCGCCCAAGCCCGCACCGTCCGTCCCGGAGCCGGCCACCGCTCCCGAGCCGCCCGCCGCCGGCCGGGCCCGCGCCCTGCTCGCCCGCCGCCTCGGCCGGAGCACCGCCCCCGCCGACGGCAGCGGTGACGACGCCGGCCGGCAGCACGCCGCCGCCCGGCTCCGGCAGGCCGCCAACCAGCGCGAACGCTGGCCCGACCCGGCCGCCCTGCTGCTCAACGCGCTGGGCTCCGGCCCCCGGCTCTGGGAGCGCGGCCCGGCCCATCCCGACGCGCTGACCCTGCGGCTGGGCACCGCCGAGCGGCCCGGCGGCCCCGGCACCTCGCCCGGCACCATGCTGCCGGCCGTCCCCGTCACGCTCGACCTGCAGACCGCCGGCAGCCTCGGACTGGCCGGGCCGCGCGCCCGCCTCGACGCGCTCACCCGCGCCGTGGTCGCCCAGCTCGCCGCCCTGCACCCGCCGACCGGCCTGAGCCTGGTCGTGGTCGACGCCGACGCCACCCGCCCGCCGCAGGAGCGCGCCGACACCTGGGCCTGGGCCCTGTGGCTGCCGCACCTGCGGCCCCAGCACGGCCAGGACTGCCGCCTGCTGCTCGGCCTCGACGAGGAGCAGGCCACCGCCCGGCTCACCGAGCTCACCGCCCGGCTCACCGCCGCCGACGGCGCCGCCGGACTCCCCGCCACGGTCGTCCTGATCGACGGCGCCCCCGCCACCGGGCCCGCCCGCAAGGCCCTCGACCTGCTGCTGCGCCAGGGCCCGGCCGTCGGGGTCTTCCCCGTCTGCCTCGCGGAGGAGGCCGACCGGCTGCCCGCCGGGCTCGGCGCCACCGCCGTGATCACCGGCGAGGTCGGCACCCACCTCACCGTGGACCGCCCGGTCGCCGGCGGCCGCGAGAGCGTCCAGGACGTCGCGCTGGACGCCGTCTCGGACGCCTGGGCGGAGCGCCTGGCCCGCGTCCTCGCACCGCTCCGGGAGGCCACGCCCGCCACCCGCGGGCCGCTGCCGGACTCACTGCGACTGCTCGACCTGCTCCAGCTCGACAGCGTCACCCCCGCCAAGCTGTCCGCCCGCTGGCAGGCCGGGCCCACCGCCGTCGCCACCGCGACGGCCCTGGTGGGCACCACCCGCGACGAACTCTGCGGCATCGACCTCGCCGACCCCGAGCTCACCCTGCCCTCCCCTGACCCGGGCGGCCCCCACCTGCTGATCGGCGGCGCCAAGGGCTCGGGGAAGAGCGAACTGCTGCGGACCCTGATCGCCTCGCTCGCGGTCTCGGAGCGCCCCGACCGGCTCACCGTGACGGTGATCGAGGGCAGGGGCGCCGGTGAGGGCGAGGAGCAGGCCGGGTTGCGCGGCTGTACCGAACTGCCGCACGTCACCGCCCATGTGGACACCGCGGCCGACCCCCGGCAGGCCCTGCTCACCGCCGACGCCCTGCTCGACGAACTGACCCTGCGGGAGAAGCTCTTCGACGGCCTCGACTTCGCGTCCTGGCACGCCACCCGGCTGCTGGACGAGGCCGTGCCGCTCCCCGCCGACGTACCGGTCAGGGCGGCCGAGCCCGTGCTCAGCGGCGCCTCCGGAAGCCTGCGGACCGAAAGCGGCATCAAGCTCGTCCAGCCGCGCACCGGCGGCTCCCGCCCGCCGGCCGCCGCCGGGCCGTCCGCCCCGCCGCCCCGGCTGGTCGTCGTCGTCGACGACTACGAGGCGCTGCTCGCCCCCACCTCCGCCGCCGGCCGCCCGCTGGCCCGTGCGCTGGCCGCCGTCGCGCAGCGCGGCGGGCCGCTCGGCATCCACCTCGCCGTCACCACCGGACAGCCCGAGGAGACGGCCGGCACCGAGGTGGACGAGGCGGCGCTGCTGCGGATCGCCCTGCGGACCGAGTACCCGTCCGACTCCGACCTGCTGATCCACCTCGGCGACGCCGCCGCCCTCGACGAGACCACCCCCGGCCGGGGCTACCTGCGCCTGCCCGACGGCGGAGTGACCGCCTTCCAGACCGCCAGGATCAGCGGCCGTATCCCCCGCACCGCCACCCTCCGGCCGACCGTCGTCGCGATAGACCCGGCCCAGCTCGGCGCCCCGCCACCCCGCCGCCCCGTCCGCGAACTCGGCAACGGCCCGACCGACCTCGCCCTGCTCGCGAGCGCCCTCCAGCGCGCGGCCGGCCAGTAG
- a CDS encoding protein kinase — MRPVGSKYLLEETLGRGATGTVWRARVREDAVVPGSEPGQLVAIKVLREELAADPDVVMRFLRERSVLVRLSHPNIVRVRDLVVEGELLALVMDLVDGPDLYHYLRGNGPFSPIAGALLMAQVADALAASHADGVVHRDLKPANVLLATVRVDGTEQMHPMLTDFGIARLADSPGITRTHEFVGTPAYVAPESAGGRPQTSAVDVYGAGIMLFELVTGRAPFQGDGPLAILQAHLAEEPRRPSTMPEPLWTVIERCLRKDPAQRPSATSLARALRVVAAGVGVHASPAAVDEALAVGALLLPDPQPAPVTGGDPTVPAMPAGVPPLPPTAPYGSADATQVLPAGGRHDAAATTRLLPGGVPTGSGGDEDRTRMMPPLEPPERPGAGPGRQEPPDRPEAPHPWQTQLRAARDRNQQTEIGYLDPEELRAPQVAPQPYQAGGQPPRGPYGATPPGAGQAQPQGYAQDPRRQGGPQGGYAPRPPVAPAPYQPYQPGRPYQGQPGQSGQSGQPGQGGQGGRPPGGQQGQYGQQGQHGQQGQHGQYPQPPQGYGRSPEPSPRQQQQPPQGARQAPPPVPQRRDTPPAPQRREPPQPAHREPPAREPAPAREPRRRSRNRMYIPGLGCLKGCLMVLLVLAVAAVALWNFTPLPHYWDNVQTWISDANDWISSTSKSVGG, encoded by the coding sequence GTGCGGCCAGTCGGCAGCAAGTATCTGCTTGAGGAGACCCTCGGACGGGGGGCCACCGGCACCGTGTGGCGTGCCCGGGTGCGCGAGGACGCCGTCGTGCCGGGCAGCGAGCCGGGGCAGCTGGTCGCGATCAAGGTGCTGCGCGAGGAGCTGGCGGCCGACCCGGACGTGGTGATGCGCTTCCTGCGGGAGCGCTCCGTCCTGGTCCGGCTCAGCCACCCCAACATCGTCCGGGTCCGCGACCTGGTGGTGGAGGGCGAGCTGCTGGCCCTGGTGATGGACCTGGTCGACGGTCCCGACCTCTACCACTACCTGCGCGGCAACGGCCCCTTCAGCCCGATCGCCGGCGCGCTGCTGATGGCCCAGGTCGCCGACGCGCTGGCGGCCAGCCACGCGGACGGTGTCGTGCACCGCGACCTCAAGCCCGCGAACGTCCTGCTCGCCACCGTCCGGGTGGACGGCACCGAGCAGATGCACCCCATGCTCACCGACTTCGGCATCGCCCGGCTCGCGGACTCCCCGGGGATCACCCGCACCCACGAGTTCGTCGGCACCCCCGCGTACGTGGCGCCGGAGTCGGCCGGCGGCCGGCCGCAGACCTCGGCGGTGGACGTCTACGGCGCCGGGATCATGCTCTTCGAGCTGGTCACCGGCCGTGCGCCGTTCCAGGGCGACGGTCCGCTGGCGATCCTGCAGGCGCACCTCGCGGAGGAGCCCCGGCGGCCCTCGACCATGCCCGAGCCGCTCTGGACGGTCATCGAGCGCTGCCTGCGCAAGGACCCGGCGCAGCGGCCGAGCGCCACCTCGCTGGCCCGCGCGCTGCGGGTGGTCGCGGCGGGCGTGGGTGTGCACGCCTCGCCGGCGGCGGTGGACGAGGCCCTCGCGGTCGGCGCGCTGCTGCTGCCGGATCCGCAGCCGGCTCCGGTGACCGGCGGCGATCCGACCGTGCCGGCCATGCCGGCGGGCGTCCCGCCGCTGCCGCCCACGGCGCCGTACGGCTCGGCGGACGCCACCCAGGTGCTGCCGGCCGGCGGCCGCCACGACGCGGCGGCCACCACCCGGCTGCTGCCCGGCGGCGTGCCCACCGGGTCGGGCGGCGACGAGGACCGCACCCGGATGATGCCGCCGCTGGAGCCACCGGAGCGGCCGGGCGCGGGGCCCGGCCGGCAGGAGCCGCCGGACCGGCCGGAGGCGCCCCACCCCTGGCAGACCCAACTGCGCGCCGCCCGTGACCGCAACCAGCAGACCGAGATCGGCTACCTCGACCCGGAGGAGCTGCGCGCCCCCCAGGTCGCGCCGCAGCCCTACCAGGCCGGCGGGCAGCCGCCGCGCGGCCCGTACGGCGCCACGCCGCCCGGTGCGGGCCAGGCCCAGCCGCAGGGTTACGCGCAGGATCCGCGCCGCCAGGGCGGTCCGCAGGGCGGCTACGCGCCGCGCCCACCGGTGGCCCCGGCGCCGTACCAGCCCTACCAGCCGGGCCGGCCCTACCAGGGACAGCCCGGGCAGTCGGGGCAGTCGGGGCAGCCCGGGCAGGGCGGGCAGGGCGGTCGCCCGCCGGGCGGGCAGCAGGGGCAGTACGGGCAGCAGGGTCAGCACGGGCAGCAGGGACAGCACGGGCAGTACCCCCAGCCGCCGCAGGGCTACGGGCGCTCGCCCGAGCCCTCTCCCCGGCAGCAGCAGCAGCCGCCGCAGGGGGCCCGGCAGGCCCCGCCGCCCGTGCCCCAGCGCCGGGACACGCCCCCGGCCCCGCAGCGCCGGGAGCCGCCGCAGCCCGCCCACCGGGAGCCGCCCGCCCGTGAGCCGGCGCCGGCCCGCGAGCCGCGCCGGCGCAGCCGCAACCGGATGTACATTCCGGGCCTCGGCTGCCTCAAGGGCTGCCTGATGGTGCTGCTGGTGCTGGCGGTCGCCGCGGTGGCGCTGTGGAACTTCACGCCGCTCCCGCACTACTGGGACAACGTGCAGACCTGGATCAGCGACGCGAACGACTGGATCAGCAGCACCTCGAAGTCGGTCGGCGGCTGA
- a CDS encoding serine/threonine-protein kinase — MARKIGSRYTVHQVLGRGSAGTVWLGEGPDGPVAVKLLREDLASDQVLVGRFVQERAALTGLDHPRVVGVRDMVVDGDDLALVMELVQGTDLRSRLERDGVLPPQAAVSVIADVADGLAAAHAAGIVHRDVKPENVLLDLAAPPGPGGAPRAKLTDFGIARLVDAPRRTRATRIIGTPDYLAPEIIEGLEPRAAVDIYALATVLYELLVGSTPFGGGHTGAVLRRHVTESVPPVPGLPDGLWRIIAECLAKAPASRLRAAELAERLREQLPALAGLPGIVVPAQGRAPVEEALTPAEAVYAEVDAGPGTHKRRRGPAVPLVPVPSPDSTRDTHTSLRRPSAQELASYAAESRAQRTAANPTGHRKGRRALVRRRRLLAVVIAVVLLLAGAAAAWTAFAADADAGTGAGSGAGTGRAAHAAGPPGGGAGPVSSTDPR, encoded by the coding sequence TTGGCACGCAAGATCGGCAGCCGCTACACCGTCCACCAGGTGCTCGGCCGGGGTTCGGCCGGGACCGTGTGGCTCGGCGAGGGCCCGGACGGCCCGGTTGCGGTCAAGCTGCTGCGCGAGGACCTGGCCTCCGACCAGGTGCTCGTCGGCCGCTTCGTCCAGGAGCGGGCCGCCCTGACCGGCCTCGACCACCCCCGGGTCGTCGGCGTGCGCGACATGGTGGTGGACGGCGACGACCTGGCCCTCGTGATGGAGCTGGTCCAGGGCACCGACCTGCGCTCGCGCCTGGAGCGCGACGGTGTGCTCCCCCCGCAGGCCGCCGTCTCGGTGATCGCGGACGTCGCGGACGGCCTCGCCGCGGCGCACGCGGCCGGGATCGTGCACCGCGACGTCAAGCCGGAGAACGTCCTGCTCGACCTCGCCGCCCCGCCCGGCCCCGGCGGCGCCCCGCGCGCGAAGCTCACCGACTTCGGCATCGCCCGCCTGGTCGACGCCCCCCGCCGCACCCGGGCCACCCGGATCATCGGCACCCCGGACTACCTCGCCCCGGAGATCATCGAGGGCCTGGAGCCCCGGGCCGCGGTCGACATCTACGCACTGGCCACCGTGCTGTACGAGCTGCTGGTCGGCTCCACGCCGTTCGGCGGCGGCCACACCGGCGCGGTGCTGCGCCGGCACGTCACCGAGAGCGTGCCGCCGGTACCGGGCCTGCCGGACGGCCTGTGGCGGATCATCGCCGAGTGCCTGGCCAAGGCGCCGGCCTCCCGGCTGCGCGCCGCCGAGCTGGCCGAGCGGCTGCGCGAGCAGCTGCCCGCGCTGGCCGGCCTGCCCGGCATCGTCGTCCCCGCCCAGGGCCGGGCACCGGTGGAGGAGGCGCTGACGCCCGCGGAGGCGGTGTACGCGGAGGTGGACGCCGGCCCGGGCACCCACAAGCGCCGCCGCGGCCCGGCCGTCCCCCTGGTGCCCGTGCCGTCCCCCGACTCCACCCGGGACACCCACACCAGCCTGCGCCGCCCGTCCGCGCAGGAGCTCGCCTCGTACGCCGCCGAGTCCCGCGCCCAGCGCACCGCGGCGAACCCCACCGGCCACCGCAAGGGCCGCCGGGCCCTGGTCAGGCGGCGCCGGCTGCTGGCCGTGGTGATCGCGGTGGTCCTGTTGCTGGCGGGTGCCGCGGCCGCCTGGACGGCCTTCGCGGCCGACGCCGACGCCGGCACCGGAGCCGGGAGCGGTGCGGGCACGGGCCGCGCGGCGCACGCCGCGGGCCCGCCGGGCGGCGGCGCGGGGCCGGTGTCGTCGACCGACCCCCGCTAA